Proteins encoded together in one Luteimonas fraxinea window:
- a CDS encoding YncE family protein, with amino-acid sequence MQKLSSRRLRLAALSIALCAAVGAVGAQGFGQPAIDFKGAVRAGSPVIKAGDTVELNGTGFQPGQSVTLLRGETVLNAQPYTADAEGRFKGNVQIPADAVTGRHPVVVRAANPDAAVVFDLKISKELPLSGAESFDVASNKLVQGLYQSAYSAKSDALFVTSAVGRPPVTQSELVKVDPQTLEIVARATPAKVAGQTDERVYAVYGVGVDDVNGHVWVTNTRDNTVAVYKQSDLSLVKQFEAGLVPHARDIIVDTKDGRVYASAAFEPTLAVFDAKTLEPLAPVEIQSSIRGEKFGPMSLALDETTGRVYTVSMTGEAAVIDGANGTVEKVFALPNANGASGVAFDAANKRLYVASQGSDNVLIVDAEAGTVLHDVYVGAGALNVAFDAQSGLAFVPNRGAGTVTAINGEGQVVGNLEGGTFPNHVATDGRGHVFSVNKSRGAEDPAGDHVRRITPKAN; translated from the coding sequence ATGCAAAAGTTGTCCTCGCGTCGTCTGCGGCTCGCCGCCCTGTCCATCGCCCTGTGCGCCGCCGTCGGCGCCGTGGGTGCACAGGGCTTCGGCCAGCCGGCCATCGACTTCAAGGGCGCCGTGCGCGCCGGCAGCCCGGTGATCAAGGCCGGCGACACGGTCGAGCTCAACGGCACCGGCTTCCAGCCCGGCCAGTCGGTCACGCTGCTGCGCGGCGAAACAGTGCTCAACGCCCAGCCCTACACCGCCGATGCCGAAGGCCGCTTCAAGGGCAATGTGCAGATCCCGGCCGACGCCGTGACCGGTCGTCACCCGGTCGTCGTGCGCGCCGCCAACCCGGATGCCGCCGTCGTGTTCGATCTGAAGATCTCGAAGGAACTGCCGCTGTCGGGCGCCGAAAGCTTCGACGTCGCCAGCAACAAGCTCGTGCAGGGCCTGTACCAGTCGGCCTACAGCGCGAAGAGCGATGCGCTGTTCGTGACCTCCGCCGTCGGCCGTCCGCCGGTCACCCAGTCCGAGCTGGTCAAGGTCGACCCGCAGACGCTTGAAATCGTCGCGCGCGCCACCCCGGCCAAGGTCGCCGGCCAGACCGACGAGCGCGTGTATGCGGTCTATGGCGTGGGCGTCGACGACGTCAACGGTCACGTCTGGGTCACCAACACCCGTGACAACACGGTCGCCGTCTACAAGCAGTCCGACCTGTCGCTGGTCAAGCAGTTCGAAGCCGGCCTGGTGCCGCACGCGCGCGACATCATCGTCGACACCAAGGACGGTCGCGTCTACGCCTCGGCCGCATTCGAGCCGACGCTGGCCGTGTTCGATGCGAAGACGCTCGAGCCGCTCGCACCGGTCGAGATCCAGTCGTCGATCCGCGGCGAGAAGTTCGGCCCGATGAGCCTCGCCCTCGACGAAACCACCGGCCGCGTCTACACGGTCAGCATGACCGGCGAAGCCGCGGTGATCGACGGCGCCAACGGCACGGTCGAGAAGGTGTTCGCGCTGCCCAACGCCAATGGCGCTTCGGGCGTGGCGTTCGACGCGGCGAACAAGCGTCTGTACGTCGCCTCGCAGGGCAGCGACAACGTGCTGATCGTCGATGCCGAAGCCGGCACCGTGCTGCATGACGTCTACGTCGGCGCGGGCGCGTTGAATGTCGCGTTCGACGCGCAGTCGGGCCTGGCCTTCGTGCCGAACCGAGGCGCCGGTACGGTCACCGCGATCAACGGCGAAGGCCAGGTCGTGGGCAACCTCGAAGGCGGCACGTTCCCGAACCACGTCGCCACCGACGGCCGCGGCCACGTGTTCTCGGTCAACAAGTCGCGCGGCGCGGAAGACCCGGCCGGCGACCACGTGCGCCGGATCACGCCGAAAGCCAACTGA